One genomic window of Camelina sativa cultivar DH55 chromosome 5, Cs, whole genome shotgun sequence includes the following:
- the LOC104788619 gene encoding outer envelope pore protein 16-4, chloroplastic, protein MEEELLSAVPCSSLAVESVIRVATAGGLYGFCAGPRDARKIGLSGVSQASYVAKSIGRFGFQCGLVSGVFTMTHCGLQRYRGKSDWVNALVGGAVAGAAVAISTRNWAHVVGTAGLVSAFSVLANSTRTESKHH, encoded by the exons ATGGAGGAAGAGTTGCTCTCCGCCGTGCCTTGCTCTTCCCTCGCCGTTGAATCAGTTATCCGTGTCGCGACG GCGGGTGGATTATATGGGTTTTGCGCCGGACCTCGTGACGCACGTAAAATAG GTTTAAGCGGCGTATCTCAGGCTTCCTATGTG GCCAAATCCATTGGTAGATTCGGATTTCAGTGCG gTCTTGTAAGTGGTGTTTTTACTATGACGCATTGTGGGCTTCAAAGATATCGAGGCAAGAGTGATTGGGTGAATGCTTTGGTTGGAGGAGCTGTGGCGGGAGCAGCTGTTGCTATTAGTACAAGAAACTGGGCTCATGTTGTTGGCACCGCTGGACTCGTCTCTGCTTTTAGTGTTTTAGCTAATAGCACCAGGACAGAGTCTAAACATCACTAA
- the LOC104789854 gene encoding pentatricopeptide repeat-containing protein At3g62890-like produces the protein MSNYTNPIFHIRNLKLESFVWNIIIRATVQNVSPPPPRHSPISVYLRMRHHCVRPDFHTFPFLLPSFDNPIHLPLGKRTHAQILLFGLDQDPFVRTCLLNMYSSCGDLSSAQRVFDESVSKDLPAWNSVVNAYAKAGLIDDARKLFDEMPERNVISWSCLINGYFTCGKYKEALDLFREMQLPNKPNEAFVKPNEFTMSTVLSACGRLGALQQGKWVHAYIDKYQVEIDVVLGTALIDMYAKCGSLERAKRVFSALGSKKDVQAYSAMICCLAMYSLTDECFQLFSEMTTGNNSINPNSVTFVGILGACVHQGLVNEGESYFTMMTEKFGITPSIQPYGCMVDLYGRAGLIEEAERFIASMPMEPDVLIWGSLLSGSRMLGDIKTCEAALKRIIQLDPMNSGAYVLLSNVYAKTGRWIEVKRTRHEMEVKGIKKVPGCSSVEVEGVIHEFVVGDESHEESEKIYAMLDEIMQRLREAGYVSDIKEVLLDLDKEGKEMALSYHSEKLAIAFCLMKTRPGTPVRIIKNLXKL, from the exons ATGAGCAATTATACGAATCCGATTTTTCACATTCGCAATCTAAAGCTTGAATCTTTCGTATGGAACATCATCATTCGTGCCACTGTTCAGAATGTTTCGCCACCGCCTCCACGACATTCTCCGATCTCAGTCTACCTCCGTATGCGCCACCATTGCGTCAGACCTGATTTTCACACTTTTCCGTTTCTTCTCCCTTCCTTTGACAATCCGATTCATCTCCCTCTTGGGAAACGAACTCATGCTCAGATTCTTCTCTTTGGACTTGATCAAGACCCTTTTGTACGAACTTGTCTGCTCAATATGTATTCTTCTTGTGGCGACTTGAGTTCAGCTCAGCGAGTTTTTGATGAGTCTGTCTCGAAGGATTTACCGGCGTGGAACTCGGTGGTTAATGCATATGCCAAAGCAGGGTTGATCGATGATGCGCGGAagctgttcgatgaaatgcctgagagaAACGTCATCTCATGGAGCTGTTTGATTAACGGCTACTTTACGTGTGGGAAATACAAAGAAGCGCTTGATCTGTTCCGAGAGATGCAGTTACCTAATAAACCAAACGAAGCTTTCGTTAAGCCCAACGAGTTTACAATGTCTACTGTGCTCTCGGCTTGTGGGCGATTGGGTGCGCTCCAGCAAGGGAAATGGGTTCACGCTTATATCGATAAATACCAAGTGGAGATCGACGTTGTCTTAGGCACAGCTCTCATTGATATGTACGCCAAATGTGGAAGCCTCGAGAGAGCAAAAAGGGTTTTCAGTGCCTTGGGTTCCAAGAAAGACGTCCAAGCTTACAGTGCTATGATATGTTGCTTAGCTATGTACAGTCTCACTGATGAGTGCTTCCAACTGTTCTCTGAGATGACCACGGGTAACAACAGCATAAACCCAAACTCTGTCACATTTGTGGGCATTCTCGGTGCTTGTGTACATCAAGGTCTAGTAAACGAAGGAGAATCTTACTTTACAATGATGACTGAGAAATTTGGTATCACTCCATCGATCCAGCCTTATGGTTGTATGGTCGATCTCTACGGAAGAGCTGGTTTGattgaagaagcagagagatttATAGCGTCTATGCCTATGGAGCCTGATGTACTCATTTGGGGGTCTCTCTTAAGCGGATCGAGAATGCTTGGGGATATCAAGACTTGTGAAGCTGCACTCAAGCGAATCATCCAGCTAGATCCTATGAACAGTGGAGCCTATGTGCTTCTTTCTAACGTCTACGCCAAAACAGGGAGGTGGATAGAAGTTAAGCGTACTAGACACGAGATGGAG GTAAAGGGCATTAAGAAAGTTCCAGGATGTAGCTCTGTTGAAGTAGAGGGAGTGATTCACGAGTTTGTTGTAGGAGACGAGTCTCACGAAGAGAGTGAAAAGATCTACGCTATGCTCGATGAGATAATGCAGAGGCTAAGAGAAGCTGGATATGTTTCAGACATCAAAGAGGTTTTACTTGATCTTGACAAGGAAGGTAAAGAGATGGCTTTATCTTACCACAGTGAGAAACTGGCGATTGCTTTCTGTTTGATGAAGACAAGGCCTGGAACTCCAGTGAGGATCATCAAGAACCTCANAAAactttaa